The Tripterygium wilfordii isolate XIE 37 chromosome 4, ASM1340144v1, whole genome shotgun sequence genome has a window encoding:
- the LOC119996787 gene encoding uncharacterized protein LOC119996787 isoform X1, translating into MRGRSTKQEVKEGIETDKLCKLKEEPQFSGAYIRSLVKQLTSSRSKGSMHPKDPECVDGDGVTGQSLTQFREGINETPQPQQSQQPQQHKKQIRRRLHTSRPYQERLLNMAEARREIVTALKYHRASMKQANEKQQQQQQQNSQPVQVSQVSPSPFSDQEGNIKSQRNPGIYPSGNPNFSNYLDNFSYSAFPHPPPSNFSWPVCSIPPPTVADNLNLALPNQPLGLNLNFHDFHNLDTNLYHNTNNFSVYSPSSPSSSSSPPISYATEEVPSVAVSHDFGPPPVSESYDGGDLHPVMDEEEMAELRSIGEQYQMEWNDRMNLVTSAWWFKFLRSMELEPEKLKPEEDDGYRPFDEIMEFPSWLNANESCLQQHFDDYCSPEYFQDPALPCMDIEEIDGMDGDWLA; encoded by the exons atgcgGGGTCGATCCACAAAGCAAGAGGTCAAAGAAGGAATCGAAACAGACAAGCTTTGTAAGCTCAAAGAGGAACCTCAGTTCTCTGGGGCTTACATCCGTAGCCTTGTGAAACAACTAACCTCTTCAAGAAGCAAAGGCTCCATGCATCCCAAAGACCCTGAATGTGTTGATGGGGATGGGGTTACTGGCCAAAGTTTGACCCAGTTTAGAGAAGGTATCAATGAAACCCCTCAACCTCAGCAATCCCAACAGCCACAACAACACAAAAAACAGATTAGGAGGAGACTCCACACCAGTAGACCTTACCAGGAAAGGCTGCTTAATATGGCTGAGGCCAGGAGAGAGATTGTTACTGCACTCAAGTATCATAGAGCATCTATGAAACAAGCCAATGAgaagcaacaacaacagcaacaacagAATTCACAACCAGTGCAAGTTTCACAAGTTTCACCTTCTCCATTTTCTGATCAAGAAGGAAATATTAAGTCCCAGAGAAATCCTGGAATATACCCATCAGGAAATCCTAATTTCTCGAATTATTTAGACAATTTTTCCTACTCAGCCTTTCCTCACCCTCCTCCATCAAACTTCTCTTGGCCTGTTTGCTCAATTCCTCCTCCAACTGTGGCTGACAACCTCAATTTAGCTCTTCCAAACCAACCTTTGGGCCTTAATCtcaattttcatgattttcacaATTTGGACACCAATCTTTACCACAATACCAACAACTTCTCTGTCTACTCACcctcatctccatcttcatcatcctcCCCTCCGATTTCCTATGCTACTGAGGAAGTTCCTTCAGTTGCAGTATCTCATGATTTTGGGCCTCCACCAGTCTCTGAATCTTATGACGGAGGAGATTTACATCCGGTGATGGACGAAGAGGAGATGGCAGAGCTCAGATCAATAGGAGAGCAGTATCAGATGGAATGGAATGATAGGATGAATTTGGTCACATCAGCGTGGTGGTTCAAATTCTTGAGGTCCATGGAGCTGGAGCCAGAAAAACTGAAGCCAGAGGAGGATGATGGGTACCGTCCATTTGATGAAATCATGGAGTTTCCCTCCTGGTTAAATGCAAATGAGAGCTGCTTGCAACAACATTTTGATGATTACTGCTCACCTGAGTACTTCCAAGATCCTGCCTTGCCTTG CATGGacattgaagaaattgatgGAATGGATGGGGACTGGCTTGCTTGA
- the LOC119996787 gene encoding uncharacterized protein LOC119996787 isoform X2, with protein MRGRSTKQEVKEGIETDKLCKLKEEPQFSGAYIRSLVKQLTSSRSKGSMHPKDPECVDGDGVTGQSLTQFREGINETPQPQQSQQPQQHKKQIRRRLHTSRPYQERLLNMAEARREIVTALKYHRASMKQANEKQQQQQQQNSQPVQVSQVSPSPFSDQEGNIKSQRNPGIYPSGNPNFSNYLDNFSYSAFPHPPPSNFSWPVCSIPPPTVADNLNLALPNQPLGLNLNFHDFHNLDTNLYHNTNNFSVYSPSSPSSSSSPPISYATEEVPSVAVSHDFGPPPVSESYDGGDLHPVMDEEEMAELRSIGEQYQMEWNDRMNLVTSAWWFKFLRSMELEPEKLKPEEDDGYRPFDEIMEFPSWLNANESCLQQHFDDYCSPEYFQDPALPWFAYP; from the exons atgcgGGGTCGATCCACAAAGCAAGAGGTCAAAGAAGGAATCGAAACAGACAAGCTTTGTAAGCTCAAAGAGGAACCTCAGTTCTCTGGGGCTTACATCCGTAGCCTTGTGAAACAACTAACCTCTTCAAGAAGCAAAGGCTCCATGCATCCCAAAGACCCTGAATGTGTTGATGGGGATGGGGTTACTGGCCAAAGTTTGACCCAGTTTAGAGAAGGTATCAATGAAACCCCTCAACCTCAGCAATCCCAACAGCCACAACAACACAAAAAACAGATTAGGAGGAGACTCCACACCAGTAGACCTTACCAGGAAAGGCTGCTTAATATGGCTGAGGCCAGGAGAGAGATTGTTACTGCACTCAAGTATCATAGAGCATCTATGAAACAAGCCAATGAgaagcaacaacaacagcaacaacagAATTCACAACCAGTGCAAGTTTCACAAGTTTCACCTTCTCCATTTTCTGATCAAGAAGGAAATATTAAGTCCCAGAGAAATCCTGGAATATACCCATCAGGAAATCCTAATTTCTCGAATTATTTAGACAATTTTTCCTACTCAGCCTTTCCTCACCCTCCTCCATCAAACTTCTCTTGGCCTGTTTGCTCAATTCCTCCTCCAACTGTGGCTGACAACCTCAATTTAGCTCTTCCAAACCAACCTTTGGGCCTTAATCtcaattttcatgattttcacaATTTGGACACCAATCTTTACCACAATACCAACAACTTCTCTGTCTACTCACcctcatctccatcttcatcatcctcCCCTCCGATTTCCTATGCTACTGAGGAAGTTCCTTCAGTTGCAGTATCTCATGATTTTGGGCCTCCACCAGTCTCTGAATCTTATGACGGAGGAGATTTACATCCGGTGATGGACGAAGAGGAGATGGCAGAGCTCAGATCAATAGGAGAGCAGTATCAGATGGAATGGAATGATAGGATGAATTTGGTCACATCAGCGTGGTGGTTCAAATTCTTGAGGTCCATGGAGCTGGAGCCAGAAAAACTGAAGCCAGAGGAGGATGATGGGTACCGTCCATTTGATGAAATCATGGAGTTTCCCTCCTGGTTAAATGCAAATGAGAGCTGCTTGCAACAACATTTTGATGATTACTGCTCACCTGAGTACTTCCAAGATCCTGCCTTGCCTTG GTTTGCTTATCCATAA